A genomic window from Silene latifolia isolate original U9 population chromosome Y, ASM4854445v1, whole genome shotgun sequence includes:
- the LOC141633404 gene encoding uncharacterized protein LOC141633404: protein MEELMNEFSFLSSQALMDKNFDPSNIQDLMKLFEVEAYKSWAAMELDCQAEADAAETAMQEAEDELNYAMDSAMDEFQCLEDDLMVKQAVAECLSFERQAMAEYNALLTTAEASRKMGKSMEKAATAASNKYIQAALNSATNSMRSASKAISSRRVHPSN from the coding sequence ATGGAGGAATTGATGAATGAATTCAGCTTCCTATCAAGCCAAGCACTGATGGACAAGAATTTCGACCCGTCAAACATACAGGACCTGATGAAGCTGTTCGAGGTTGAAGCTTACAAATCATGGGCAGCCATGGAGTTAGATTGCCAGGCAGAAGCCGACGCTGCTGAAACAGCTATGCAGGAAGCAGAAGACGAGCTCAACTATGCCATGGATAGTGCCATGGATGAGTTTCAGTGTCTGGAAGACGATCTCATGGTTAAACAGGCTGTTGCTGAATGCTTGAGCTTTGAAAGACAAGCCATGGCTGAATACAATGCCCTGTTAACTACTGCTGAAGCTTCCAGAAAGATGGGAAAATCAATGGAGAAAGCTGCAACTGCCGCTTCTAATAAGTATATTCAAGCGGCCCTCAATTCTGCTACTAACTCCATGAGATCTGCTTCCAAAGCTATTTCTTCTCGTCGAGTTCACCCTTCTAATTGA